The genomic DNA TGATTGACCAAcactgcccggggggggggagtgttcaAACTCCACTGCTGGGGAGCCAAGCTGAGAAGCCCAGCAGCACCCGTGTGGTCCTATTTTGTACAATTGTTCCATGTGCACTGAGTGGTCTCTGAAGTGGGTGGAGCTTAGTTGGTGGGCGGGGCTTGGGAAAATACTACcactttccccacccccattttagCCCCGGTGGAGGTAAAATGTGCTACTCAGCaggagaggggaccctgacccTTCATTAAAGAGCACATTGCTGGACAAGGGCCACCTTACTCAGGCAGAGCAGCACAGCCGAGAGCTAACATAGGCGTGAACAGCTAAGTGCCTCTTGAGCAAGACAAGGGTTGTGCTTAAACTAGTGTCTTCCCAGACATGCCCATTCTCCAAACAGACCTTGGCCTGACCCCCTTCATCCTGTGGTCTTGCAAGGACACGGGGGCTTGAGACTGACCATCTCTCCATGGGGAGGACTCTGCCTGGTGCTTAACTGTACTTGTGCTCACAGACAACCTCTGCTCCCACTAGCATTGGAGAGCACTAACCTTGTGTTCCCACTTGTGCACCAAGCAAGACACACTCAGTTTCAAAGCCAGAATAGGAACCATGAACACTCACAGTGTTTCATCGAACGTGGCGCCGTCCACCCAGGTCCATTTCCTCTCTGGGGATGGAACCCGGAGTCCAAGCCAGACCAGGTTCAGCTGTGGAATACTCAGTACATACGCCTGTAAGTGACAGGACGGAGGAGTCTGGGTGAATATAACCTGCTGGAATTCTCTGGCTTCTTTGCTCTCTCGGCAAATGAAGGAAGAGAACCTGCTACACAGCTCTGCAATAGATATAAACCCAATTTCTGATGGTTCTCTTTCCCAGTCTCACCCCATCCTTCCCTTCCACGTATCAATGACATTTTAATGTGCTCTGGAATAGATTTTTCTTAAGCCAAATGTCATACAGCCAGGGCCTTGTTGTTTTGCTGCGAGCCCATTGTATTACATTATGACTAGCGACACATCTCTCAAGGGGCGGGTTAAGCCATCTTTATTTACTGTACCATCTCCTCCTTGTCTTGGATCACCAGCATCTGAGAGCTCTTCGCTGAGCAGTCCTCACGACTCTCACTCCAGGTTTTACTTTCTTTAGAGACCCAATAGCATTTGTTCTTGTGCGGCAGCCAGTCAGCAGGGCACAGTTTGCATCCACAGCCCTCTGGAAAGAGACATGGAAAAGGCAGCAATACATGGGCTGGAAGCCTCTGAACAATGTTGAGCTTCCCTGTGTTCACGAGGGGCTTTCAAACGATAAACATTCTCAGCCAAGACATTTCTCTTTGTTCATTGTTTGTTTGAGGAAAGGCTCACTGGAGgtgtggggcaggagagaggtgctctggcagagctgtgatgTGAATAGGAATTCATGAGCTCAGGCACACAATTCACATTTTACAGGCTCAGTATCACACAATGCATTTACCCCCAAGGAGCACCGAACCGCTGAAATGAAAGACACGACAAAACTGTCACCTTCTCTGCTGAACCACTTCtggagccctgtcataaacagatagctaaggttaatgtctctttcacctgaaaaaagtaacctgaaacacctgactagaggaccaatcaggaaaccagactttttcaggtctgagtggagggaagtttgtgtctgagttctttgtcttgtgtctgtctctctctcggctatgagaggatttctgtttcctgctttctaatcttctatttccaagttgtaagtacaaatatagtaaggcagtcaggtttctattgttttcttttgtatttacctgggtatagttgctggagtgttttgaattgtattctttttaaataaggctgtttattcatatttcttttaagcaattgaccctgtatttgtcaccttaatacaaagagaccaatttttatgtatttttctttctttttacataaagctttcttttaagacctgttggagtttttttttagtggggaactccagggaattaagtctgtgctcaccagggaattggtgggaggaagagtcagggggaaatctgtgtgtgtcagatttactagcctgactttgcattcccctgggtgaggggggaagagagattagctctctgtaattctgttttccaggactgggaacggggagggtggagtccctctgtttagattcacggagcttgcttctgtgtctctctccaggaacctagggagggaacacctgaaaGGGAGAAGTGGCAGGGGGGGGGGNNNNNNNNNNNNNNNNNNNNNNNNNNNNNNNNNNNNNNNNNNNNNNNNNNNNNNNNNNNNNNNNNNNNNNNNNNNNNNNNNNNNNNNNNNNNNNNNNNNNNNNNNNNNNNNNNNNNNNNNNNNNNNNNNNNNNNNNNNNNNNNNNNNNNNNNNNNNNNNNNNNNNNNNNNNNNNNNNNNNNNNNNNNNNNNNNNNNNNNNgagactcaagggatttgggtcttggggtccccagggaaggtttttcagagggaccagagtgccccaaaacactctaattttttgggtggtggcagcaggtaccaggtccaagctggtaactaagcttggaggttttcatgctaacccccatattttggacgctaaggtccaaatctgg from Gopherus flavomarginatus isolate rGopFla2 chromosome 12, rGopFla2.mat.asm, whole genome shotgun sequence includes the following:
- the LOC127033119 gene encoding killer cell lectin-like receptor subfamily F member 1, which gives rise to MGENLPPLVNTGKLNIVQRLPAHVLLPFPCLFPEGCGCKLCPADWLPHKNKCYWVSKESKTWSESREDCSAKSSQMLVIQDKEEMAYVLSIPQLNLVWLGLRVPSPERKWTWVDGATFDETLVPLTDAADRESCGMIKGNRTISETCTAVAKWICEKVPLK